From a region of the Alnus glutinosa chromosome 1, dhAlnGlut1.1, whole genome shotgun sequence genome:
- the LOC133852204 gene encoding protein WHAT'S THIS FACTOR 9, mitochondrial, producing MVQWLFFGRVGGLSFLYECQRGFNYQQKCGLVNVKLKWVKDRALDAVVTGERDIRAAWVLVSIISSTSRQCVPIYYLSRHRGQLGLPHDLKLSTFVRRYPTVFRESHVFDSGGTLVPCFSLTPEALELHQEELDVAEQNQMDLVNRLRKLLMLTRDRTLPLQTVDQLKWDLGLPYDYHHSLIPLRPEFFSLVHLPDKRDGLKLLSWDDELAVSELQKNAALQQNEEDVKNGCLAFPIGFTRGFGLKRKCMEWLREWQRLPYTSPYSDALHLDPRTDVSEKRIVGVFHELLHLTIQKRTERKNVSNLRKPLALPQKFTKVFERHPTIFYISKKNDTQTVVLREAYDHQQLLQRHPLVEIRERFASMLRKGLLDRSRGLYKKSAGPGLEQDRSNDVFGDEMTDNQCSSEESDCNLFSEYDSDDSIHDRC from the coding sequence ATGGTCCAGTGGTTGTTTTTCGGAAGGGTTGGAGGGTTGAGTTTTCTCTATGAATGTCAGCGAGGATTTAATTACCAGCAGAAGTGTGGTTTGGTGAATGTAAAGTTGAAATGGGTGAAAGACAGGGCACTGGATGCTGTTGTAACTGGTGAGAGGGATATCAGAGCAGCTTGGGTTCTTGTTTCCATTATCTCTTCTACTTCTCGGCAATGTGTTCCCATATACTACCTCTCTCGCCATCGTGGGCAACTTGGTCTACCCCATGATCTTAAGCTCTCCACCTTTGTTAGGAGATATCCTACTGTTTTTCGCGAGTCTCATGTTTTTGACAGTGGAGGCACTCTTGTCCCCTGTTTCAGCTTGACTCCTGAAGCATTAGAACTCCACCAAGAAGAACTCGATGTTGCTGAGCAGAATCAGATGGATCTTGTCAATAGGCTCCGCAAACTGCTCATGCTCACCAGAGACAGGACCCTTCCTTTACAAACTGTTGACCAGCTGAAATGGGACCTGGGTTTGCCGTATGATTACCATCATTCATTGATTCCACTGCGGCCcgagtttttctctttggtccaCCTCCCTGACAAGCGCGATGGCTTGAAACTCTTGTCCTGGGATGATGAACTTGCCGTTTCCGAATTGCAAAAGAATGCTGCTTTACAACAGAACGAAGAAGACGTGAAAAATGGTTGCTTAGCCTTTCCGATTGGATTTACGAGGGGTTTTGggttgaaaagaaaatgtatgGAGTGGTTGAGAGAGTGGCAGAGGCTCCCTTACACTTCTCCATATTCTGATGCCTTACATTTGGACCCCCGCACAGATGTATCTGAGAAGAGGATTGTTGGAGTCTTTCACGAGCTTCTTCACCTAACCATACAAAAGAGAACTGAGCGGAAGAATGTGAGCAACCTCCGTAAGCCACTGGCCTTGCCCCAGAAGTTCACTAAAGTGTTTGAGCGCCATCCCACCATTTTTTACATCTCCAAGAAGAATGACACTCAGACAGTCGTTCTGAGGGAAGCCTATGACCATCAGCAACTCTTGCAGAGACACCCCCTTGTAGAAATTAGGGAAAGATTCGCAAGCATGTTGAGGAAAGGGCTTTTGGATAGGAGCAGGGGGTTATACAAGAAAAGTGCTGGCCCTGGTCTAGAACAAGATCGGTCAAATGATGTTTTTGGTGATGAAATGACTGATAATCAGTGTAGTTCTGAAGAGTCAGACTGTAatttattttctgaatatgaTTCAGATGACTCTATACACGATCGTTGTTGA
- the LOC133852228 gene encoding uncharacterized protein At3g49140 isoform X2 — MAIAVASSFPLEGVCCSTSYGITNSCLIPSFDGRRLPDPAGIRCKNPFFGSTQFHWLSAGHDLCLSKISVAADYPDSVPDSSSYMRNQAYHPLEEVKVSRRIRDTKLSSAEIARTTVEANSCALLVFPGTVHCEPHEQISWAEFQYVIDDYGDIFFEICDDANILEDRGASNPVNVLIGMEIPIYENRRKAGEYINSDETLFGDDYFEVLDSELSDISVGWEMPDTSTLVHPIYFAKFLTKAANMEYSKMMDYPSNGVSILGCLRPAFADEESYIRTLFHCVDTDGYNSEWKDGEILSESGQGNTGSTLYRLEIMRIELFSVYGVQSEITLQDFQDAEPDVLAHSTPAIVERFGEKGISCNVALKALCKKKGLDVEGAHLIGVDSLGMDVRVFSGVEVQTHRFPFKVRAKSEVAAEKQIQQLMFPRSRRKKLRTHGVGIRDVNSF; from the exons ATGGCGATCGCAGTGGCTTCTTCGTTCCCCCTCG AAGGGGTTTGTTGCTCAACATCATATGGAATAACAAACAGCTGCTTGATACCTTCTTTTGATGGTCGAAGACTTCCTGATCCTGCTGGCATAAG ATGCAAGAATCCATTTTTTGGATCAACACAATTCCATTGGCTGTCAGCAGGACATGATCTTTGCCTTTCAAAAATTTCAGTTGCTGCAGACTACCCAGATTCTGTGCCTGATTCTTCTAGTTACATGAGAAACCAAGCTTATCATCCTCTTGAAGAGGTGAAAGTTTCCAGAAGAATCCGGGACACCAAACTTTCTTCTGCTGAAATAGCAAGGACCACAGTCGAG GCTAACAGCTGTGCTTTGCTGGTATTTCCTGGGACGGTACATTGTGAACCACACGAACAAATTTCATGGGCCGAATTTCAATATGTTATTGATGACTATGGAG atatattttttgaaatttgtgatGATGCAAACATCTTAGAAGACCGTGGAGCAAGTAACCCTGTG AATGTGCTGATCGGAATGGAGATCCCAATATATGAGAACAGAAGGAAAGCTGGTGAATACATTAATAGTGATGAAACCCTTTTTGGAGATGATTATTTTGAG GTTTTGGATTCTGAGCTATCTGATATTTCAGTGGGCTGGGAAATGCCAGATACTTCTACCTTGGTTCACCCTATTTATTTTGCTAAATTCTTGACGAAG GCTGCTAATATGGAATACAGTAAAATGATGGATTATCCATCAAATGGTGTTTCTATTTTGGGCTGCCTCAGGCCTGCTTTTGCCGATGAAGAATCATATATAAGGACGCTCTTTCATTGTGTAGATACAGATGGATATAACTCAGAGTGGAAAG ATGGAGAAATCTTGAGCGAAAGTGGTCAAGGCAACACTGGGTCAACTCTGTACAGGTTGGAGATTATGAGAATAGAGCTATTCTCTGTGTATGGCGTCCAG TCTGAAATTACATTGCAAGATTTTCAAGATGCTGAGCCCGATGTTCTTGCACATTCTACCCCAGCAATTGTAGAGCGGTTTGGTGAGAAGGGTATTAGTTGCAATGTTGCTCTCAAGGCTCTCTGCAAAAAGAAGGGCCTTGATGTTGAG GGAGCTCATTTGATTGGGGTCGACAGTCTGGGCATGGATGTTAGAGTTTTCTCTGGGGTGGAAGTACAAACACATCGTTTTCCTTTCAAAGTCCGG GCAAAATCCGAAGTTGCAGCTGAAAAGCAGATTCAGCAACTCATGTTCCCAAGGTCTCGCCGCAAAAAATTGAGAACTCATGGGGTTGGAATTCGGGATGTGAATTCATTTTAA
- the LOC133852228 gene encoding uncharacterized protein At3g49140 isoform X1: protein MAIAVASSFPLGPHCHLCHAEGVCCSTSYGITNSCLIPSFDGRRLPDPAGIRCKNPFFGSTQFHWLSAGHDLCLSKISVAADYPDSVPDSSSYMRNQAYHPLEEVKVSRRIRDTKLSSAEIARTTVEANSCALLVFPGTVHCEPHEQISWAEFQYVIDDYGDIFFEICDDANILEDRGASNPVNVLIGMEIPIYENRRKAGEYINSDETLFGDDYFEVLDSELSDISVGWEMPDTSTLVHPIYFAKFLTKAANMEYSKMMDYPSNGVSILGCLRPAFADEESYIRTLFHCVDTDGYNSEWKDGEILSESGQGNTGSTLYRLEIMRIELFSVYGVQSEITLQDFQDAEPDVLAHSTPAIVERFGEKGISCNVALKALCKKKGLDVEGAHLIGVDSLGMDVRVFSGVEVQTHRFPFKVRAKSEVAAEKQIQQLMFPRSRRKKLRTHGVGIRDVNSF, encoded by the exons ATGGCGATCGCAGTGGCTTCTTCGTTCCCCCTCG GTCCTCATTGTCATTTATGTCATGCAGAAGGGGTTTGTTGCTCAACATCATATGGAATAACAAACAGCTGCTTGATACCTTCTTTTGATGGTCGAAGACTTCCTGATCCTGCTGGCATAAG ATGCAAGAATCCATTTTTTGGATCAACACAATTCCATTGGCTGTCAGCAGGACATGATCTTTGCCTTTCAAAAATTTCAGTTGCTGCAGACTACCCAGATTCTGTGCCTGATTCTTCTAGTTACATGAGAAACCAAGCTTATCATCCTCTTGAAGAGGTGAAAGTTTCCAGAAGAATCCGGGACACCAAACTTTCTTCTGCTGAAATAGCAAGGACCACAGTCGAG GCTAACAGCTGTGCTTTGCTGGTATTTCCTGGGACGGTACATTGTGAACCACACGAACAAATTTCATGGGCCGAATTTCAATATGTTATTGATGACTATGGAG atatattttttgaaatttgtgatGATGCAAACATCTTAGAAGACCGTGGAGCAAGTAACCCTGTG AATGTGCTGATCGGAATGGAGATCCCAATATATGAGAACAGAAGGAAAGCTGGTGAATACATTAATAGTGATGAAACCCTTTTTGGAGATGATTATTTTGAG GTTTTGGATTCTGAGCTATCTGATATTTCAGTGGGCTGGGAAATGCCAGATACTTCTACCTTGGTTCACCCTATTTATTTTGCTAAATTCTTGACGAAG GCTGCTAATATGGAATACAGTAAAATGATGGATTATCCATCAAATGGTGTTTCTATTTTGGGCTGCCTCAGGCCTGCTTTTGCCGATGAAGAATCATATATAAGGACGCTCTTTCATTGTGTAGATACAGATGGATATAACTCAGAGTGGAAAG ATGGAGAAATCTTGAGCGAAAGTGGTCAAGGCAACACTGGGTCAACTCTGTACAGGTTGGAGATTATGAGAATAGAGCTATTCTCTGTGTATGGCGTCCAG TCTGAAATTACATTGCAAGATTTTCAAGATGCTGAGCCCGATGTTCTTGCACATTCTACCCCAGCAATTGTAGAGCGGTTTGGTGAGAAGGGTATTAGTTGCAATGTTGCTCTCAAGGCTCTCTGCAAAAAGAAGGGCCTTGATGTTGAG GGAGCTCATTTGATTGGGGTCGACAGTCTGGGCATGGATGTTAGAGTTTTCTCTGGGGTGGAAGTACAAACACATCGTTTTCCTTTCAAAGTCCGG GCAAAATCCGAAGTTGCAGCTGAAAAGCAGATTCAGCAACTCATGTTCCCAAGGTCTCGCCGCAAAAAATTGAGAACTCATGGGGTTGGAATTCGGGATGTGAATTCATTTTAA